One Thermorudis peleae genomic window, TCGACATTACTGAGCTTGCTGGGATCCGACAGGAAGATCTGGCAGTCCGTGAAGCGACGCACGGGCTGATTCTGAGTCTCATGGACGCCGGGCTTTTCCATGGCGTGCGTGTTGATCATATTGATGGGTTAGCCGAACCAACGGCCTATCTTCACTGGCTCAACCAGCGCGTTCAGGCAAGCACAAAGGGAACCGGCGTTGTCCTTGTTGAAAAGATCCTAACCGGCGACGAACGCTTACCCCAGGATTGGCCAATTGACGGCACGACGGGCTATGATTTTCTCGCCCACTGCACCCGTGTTTTGCTGGATCCACAAGGGGCAGCGCAGCTGGCTGCGCGCCACGGGAGCGTGTTAGCTGAGGATCCCCATTTTGCTGAGCAGCTAGACTTTCCAACTCTTGCTACTGCAGCGCGGCACGAAGTCCTCAACATGCTTTTCACCAGCGAGATTGACCTGCTCACGTTCTGGCTTGCCGAGCTTGCTGCTGGCATCCCCGAAGGTCGAGACGTTCCACTGCAGGCGCTCCGCCAGGCCCTTTGCGCTGTGACCGCTGCAGTACCCGTCTATCGGACATACCGTGTGGGACCAGCGCTTTCCGCACCTGACCATGCTGCTATCACAGCGGCACTAACCGCTGCGCGGGCAACATGCGAAGATATGGCTGCACTCGATGTACTGCACCGTGTCCTGTTGGCCCGGGAAGAAGTTGGCACGCTCTTTCCAGTTGCTGCTTGGCGACGTTGGATGATCCGATGGCAACAGCTGACTGGCGCCGCTATCGCGAAAGGGGTTGAAGATACAGCACTGTACCGGGATCCACGGCTGCTTGCACTCAACGATGTTGGGTGTGATCCAGCAGCAGGTCCCTTATCCATCGAAGCGTTTCATCGCTGGTGCCAGGAACGACAGGCTCGTTGGCCTCGATCGCTCAATGCACTCTCAACCCACGACACGAAGCGGAGCGAAGACGTTCGAGCGCGGTTGCTTGCGCTTTCCCAACTTCCTGACATGTGGGCATCCGCGCTGGTCGCTGCCCGCGCAGCGCTTACCCCATTCCGTCGCACGATTGGTGGACAGCACTTTCCGCGCCCATACTTAGCATTGCTCGCTCTTCAAACGCTTGTTGCTGCTTGGCCTTTTGACGAGAACGACGTGCCAACATTTGCGCAACGCTTCGCAGACTATCTCCTCAAGGCTGCGCGCGAGGCCAAGCTGGAAACAAGTTGGCTCAACCCACAACCGTCCTCTGAGGAAGCAATTCTCCGATTTGCCCAGCAACTTGTCTGTGGCTCCGAAGGTGCAGCGGTGCGAGATGCTCTCGCTCCGGTCCGTGACGCCATCGCCTGGGTAGGTGCGCTTGCGAGTCTTGCTCAGCGCGCCATAGCCTGCATGGCGCCCGGCGTTCCAGACATCTATCAAGGCTGCGAGGGATGGTCGTTCTCACTTGTTGACCCAGATAACCGCCGGCCGGTCGACTTTGAACGGCTTGCTTATCACCTCGCCCAGCTCTGTGACCCTGATCGTCCAACAGTTGAGCATGCGACAGAGCTACTTCAGGATTGGCGAGACGGGCGAATCAAGCTGTTCCTCACGCGTCAGGCTCTTCATCTGCGTCGTCGTTCACCGGCACTCTTCCTGGAAGGCGCGTATGTCCCCTTGCACGTGCACGGCCCGCAGCGTGATCAGGTGCTCGCCTTTGCCCGTATTCACGACCATCAGTGGGTAGTGACCGTGGTCACTCGATTTCCAGCTCGCGTTCATCGCGACGTTGGGGAGCGGCAGACGCTCCCACCACCAACAGCGTGGGAAGAAACCGTGCTCCAGCTTCCGCCAGAGGCACCCACACGATGGCAGTGCATCCTCACAGGCCAAACCTTTTCCTTAGGCACAGCTCAGGGATTGACGCTGGCGCTGCGCGATATTCTTGCCGTATGGCCATTGGCGATCTTGCGCAATCTGGATGGAGGCTAAGCAGCGATTTGGAGGCACGTGAGAATGCATCGCCTGACTTGGCTTCTCTGCCTTAGTGTGCTCACGATGCTTAGCGCGTGCCAGGGGCAACGACAGGCGGCAACGGCAACGGTTGTTCCTCAGCCAATTATCACAACGCCAACACCGACAACCCCATCGCCAGTCGCTACTCCAACGCTTTCCCCAACACCAACACCAACGCCAGTGCCAACCGTAACGCCGAGCCCTTCACCGACTCCGCAAAATCCGCTCTGGGCCTATACCATCGAAGGCTTACGCAATCGGCGTTATCCAGGAGGGACGATTACAATAACCCGTGTGCTTGAGCGCAACGCCGCGTATACACGGTATGCCATCACTTATCCAAGCGACGGCCTACGCATCACTGGCGTTATGCTTATCCCGAACGGGAGTGGACCATTCCCCGTCGTCATCCTCAACCATGGCTATATTCCACCAGACCAGTATTGGTCGGGAGCCGACACCGCGAACGAAGCGGACTACCTTGCGCGCCGAGGCTATCTCTGTATTGCTCCAGATTTCCGTGGATGGGGAGATTCTGATCCTGGGCCAAACTATTTCCGCACGGGTATTGTGATCGATGTGCTGAACCTTATCAGCTCTCTTCCATCACTCCCCCAGGCCGATCCACATCGCGTTGGGCTCTGGGGCCACAGCATGGGTGGAGGATTGGTAGCAAAAGCTATCACTGTTGATTCGCGGATTAAAGCAGCCGTTCTGTATGGCCCAGTGAGCGCCTATGACCTTGATAACATCCAGAAATGGGGCGATGGATTGAATGAGGCAAGTCCTGATCCTCTTGCCCAGGCGTATCGTGAAGCGGCACGCGATCCGATGTTCCTGCGCCAGACCTCGCCTTTATTCTTCTTCCACTATGTAACCGCTCCGGTGCAAATCCATCAGGGGCTCGCTGACACCGTTACGCCGCCACAATGGTCACAGGCCATTCGCGATGCACTCCTCGCTGCAGGCAAGAGCGTTGAATACTATGAGTACCCTGGTCAAGGTCATGCATTCCAAGGGACAAGTTGGCTGCTTTTCATGCAGCGCACAACCGCGTTCTTCGACCGCTATCTAAAGGGAACCGGCTCCTAGTACCTGTGGAAAACTCGACTGCGGGCTGATTGATGCGCTTGCTCCTCTTGGCGATCATCGAGTGGAGGTAAGTCAATCGGCCCATACCGTCGTATGAGCGCAGCATGAATCAAGAAATCAGCAAGTTTTGGATTCTTTGGTAATATTGGCCCATGCAGGTATGTGCCGATTGCATTTCGATAGCGGCACCCCTCAGTTCGATCTTCACCGTTGTTGCCAAAGCCTTTACGGACATACCCAAGCGGTCGGGCTTGCGGACCAAGAAACGTCCGGCCACTATGGTTTTCAAACCCAACGAGTTCACCAAAGTCGTCGCTTTGCACGACGATATTGCCAATCATCCGACGAGAGCCAGCGACAGTGTACGCATCAAAGATCCCAAGCCCTGGTAATCGCTCGCCCTCATGGGGTTGATAGTATTGGCCAAGGAGTTGATATCCGCCACAGATTGCCAGCAGTGGCGCGCCATCTTCAACAGCAGCACGCAACGCCTCGCCACTGGGACCTTGGAGGTCCCACGCAGCCGCAATCTGCTCACGATCTTGCCCACCGCCCCAAAAGAAAATGTCATATGCTGCTGCATTGAGCGAATCGCCACACGCATAGGTCGCAACATGCGCTTCAATGCCTCGCCAACGGCAGCGTTGCACAAGGGTTAGGATATTGCCCCGATCGCCGTAGATATTCATTGTGCGGCCGAAGAGCCAGCAAATGGTTACTTCCATCCCTCACTGCTCCCAAAATGCTGGCGCAGCGCCACGTGCCGCAAGATAACGACGGAGCGAAAGAAGCGCCGTATAGGTGGGCAGGACGTAGCCGCGCGCGCCAGGGGCCAGTCGCGCAACGAAGCGTTCGAACGCTTCTGGCAGTCTACCAAGCTCGTGCACGCGCGTCTCCGCAATACCAGCGTACTTGAGACGGAGAGCCATATCCGGGCCACGCAATCCACCGGTAAAGAATGAGGTATGCCATGCAGCAAGCGGCTCGAGATCAGCATCCCAGAGCCACGAGATATCGCGCCCGTCCGCATCAAGATCGTTAATCGCGAAAAAGAGTGGTGCTTCTGGACTTTTTGCGAGCGCTCGCACCACTTCATTCAAACCTGTCGGATTCTTAATCAGCAGAAAGATGATTTCACGCCCGTGGTAACAGACACGCTCAAGCCGTCCAAAAGCAGCGGTCATTTGAGCAAAGCCTTGAGCAATCGCTGACGGCGTGATTCCAAAGGTATGGGCAGCAGCAGCAGCAGCAATGACGTTATAGGCGTTGTACAGTCCGCCAAGAGGAACGGCCAACGGAATCTGGTCACCCTGAGGGATCGTGAGGCGCAGCTGAAGCCGATCAAGCCCCTCAAGCACGATCTCGTTCGCGCCATAATCGAGCCGGGGCCGAGTAAACCCACACCGTGGACACACGTATTCACCGAGATGCGAAAGGAATGCTTGGCGATATGTTAAAGCTGCCCCACAGCGGCGGCATGACAGGGCATCCGCAGCATGCGGAAGGCTTGGAAGCTGCTCTTCCGCTTCTAGAATGCCAAACGTAATCCGTGGCACAGGCAGAGTCTCGGTCATCACGGCCAGCGTAGGATCGTCTGCATTTACGAGGACGCAGCTTTCTGGTGGGAGCAATGCGAGGGCCTTGCTCCATCGACGAGCGATTGCATCGAGTTCGCCATATCGATCAAGTTGATCGCGAAAGAGGTTGAGCAAAACAACGAGGCGCGGGCGCGTTTGCGCCACGATTGCAGGGAACGCTGCCTCATCCGCTTCAAAGATGCCGAGATCGCCGCAGACGCGCCCGTTGAGACGCGTTTGTGCAGCGACCGCAGCGGTGACGCCACGGACAAGATTCGATCCTGAACGGTTATGGACTGGACGATAGCCAGCTGCAGCGGCAATCGTCGCGATTGCTCGAGCCGTAGTCGTCTTACCGTTTGTGCCGCTGACGACGATGACGCCATGGGGCAGCTGAGCGCTCAGCTTCGCTAATGCGCGCGGATCAATCCAATTTGCGACAAGACCAGGCAGCGCTGTCCCACCGCCATGGCCCAATCGGCGGATAACAGCGGCGCTTGCATGGCTCGCGGCGACAGCACTCAAGAGACGAATGTCCATGCTTCCTCACGCTAGGGCGATCCAGCAGCGCTCAGAATGACACTCACTGAGCGCAGCGCCCTAAAGTCTACAAGCGGCCGCACGGCGAGACGGAGTTCTCCAGCAGCCAGCTCACGCGAGCCGCCATAGACTGAACCAATGACGAGACCCGCGGGAATATGCGCTGTTCGCCCCGATGTGACAACAAGCTCCCCATCATGCACTGGCGTCTGCGGGTCAAGATGGCGCAACTCGAGCCTACCGCCCCCTTGTGGCCCTTCACCATAGAGTAGTCCTTCGGCCCCCGTATCTTGCAATCGCGCCCCAAGACGCATACTGGGATCTGTGAGCAAGGTTACCCGAGCACGATCGCTCTCAACTGCCGTTACAACCCCGACCAAGAAATTTGGGCTGACCACTGGCAATCCAACTTGCAATCCGGCATTTGCCCCACGATCAATGATGATCACCTGTTGCGTCGCATCGGGATCATAGGCGATGACTCGGGCCAGAACGAGCCGCAGCTCAGGATGTTGCTGCTGAAATCCCAGTTGGGCTTGAAGCTGGTCAACTTCTCGTTGCACCTCTTTGAGTTGGGCGTTTTCGGCTAAGAGCCGGTCACGTTCAGCTTGAAGCTGCGCGAGTTGCGCTTCGAGCTCACGTTCCCGCTGACTCGTCGGCCACGGGAGGTGGAGCGAAAGGGAAGAGAAAACACGCTCGACAGTGGCAGCTGCGCGATCTGCTGGCAGTCGGATAACAGTCAGCACATGTTGCCGATCGAGCAGAATGAGGAGCATGGCGGCAAGGAGAGAAAGTACTGTTAGGGCCACAACACGACGAGCAGGGATGACCATGTGCAGGCCAATAGTCCTTTGCTAGGTCGTTGTTGTCCGAGCGGGCACCCGCCGTTGGTTGCTGCCAGCAAGCGCACGCTGGTACAAGTGCAACGCCTCAGCCACACGTCCT contains:
- the treY gene encoding malto-oligosyltrehalose synthase, with translation MRAFTATYRLQLHRQFDFAAVQSLVPYLNALGVSDLYLSPITEARAGSLHGYDVIDPTQISRERGGLAGFRSLAHAAQAFGLGIIVDIVPNHQAAHESNPAWWQFLRDGLDTPTARWFDIAWDAPWPAVRGRITLPVLGEPYAEALRSGKLALAWHADAGLVITYADRIFPVNRAGWQQFLEHVLTDTLPPPLHQQIAALAQRVAEGKSSLAEASATLRGLANSDQHVAQALAHAIAAFQPADTPEAQARLDRMLAAQHYRLAFWRSGLQQLTLRRFFDITELAGIRQEDLAVREATHGLILSLMDAGLFHGVRVDHIDGLAEPTAYLHWLNQRVQASTKGTGVVLVEKILTGDERLPQDWPIDGTTGYDFLAHCTRVLLDPQGAAQLAARHGSVLAEDPHFAEQLDFPTLATAARHEVLNMLFTSEIDLLTFWLAELAAGIPEGRDVPLQALRQALCAVTAAVPVYRTYRVGPALSAPDHAAITAALTAARATCEDMAALDVLHRVLLAREEVGTLFPVAAWRRWMIRWQQLTGAAIAKGVEDTALYRDPRLLALNDVGCDPAAGPLSIEAFHRWCQERQARWPRSLNALSTHDTKRSEDVRARLLALSQLPDMWASALVAARAALTPFRRTIGGQHFPRPYLALLALQTLVAAWPFDENDVPTFAQRFADYLLKAAREAKLETSWLNPQPSSEEAILRFAQQLVCGSEGAAVRDALAPVRDAIAWVGALASLAQRAIACMAPGVPDIYQGCEGWSFSLVDPDNRRPVDFERLAYHLAQLCDPDRPTVEHATELLQDWRDGRIKLFLTRQALHLRRRSPALFLEGAYVPLHVHGPQRDQVLAFARIHDHQWVVTVVTRFPARVHRDVGERQTLPPPTAWEETVLQLPPEAPTRWQCILTGQTFSLGTAQGLTLALRDILAVWPLAILRNLDGG
- a CDS encoding alpha/beta hydrolase family protein, producing the protein MHRLTWLLCLSVLTMLSACQGQRQAATATVVPQPIITTPTPTTPSPVATPTLSPTPTPTPVPTVTPSPSPTPQNPLWAYTIEGLRNRRYPGGTITITRVLERNAAYTRYAITYPSDGLRITGVMLIPNGSGPFPVVILNHGYIPPDQYWSGADTANEADYLARRGYLCIAPDFRGWGDSDPGPNYFRTGIVIDVLNLISSLPSLPQADPHRVGLWGHSMGGGLVAKAITVDSRIKAAVLYGPVSAYDLDNIQKWGDGLNEASPDPLAQAYREAARDPMFLRQTSPLFFFHYVTAPVQIHQGLADTVTPPQWSQAIRDALLAAGKSVEYYEYPGQGHAFQGTSWLLFMQRTTAFFDRYLKGTGS
- a CDS encoding type 1 glutamine amidotransferase; protein product: MEVTICWLFGRTMNIYGDRGNILTLVQRCRWRGIEAHVATYACGDSLNAAAYDIFFWGGGQDREQIAAAWDLQGPSGEALRAAVEDGAPLLAICGGYQLLGQYYQPHEGERLPGLGIFDAYTVAGSRRMIGNIVVQSDDFGELVGFENHSGRTFLGPQARPLGYVRKGFGNNGEDRTEGCRYRNAIGTYLHGPILPKNPKLADFLIHAALIRRYGPIDLPPLDDRQEEQAHQSARSRVFHRY
- a CDS encoding MurT ligase domain-containing protein, which encodes MDIRLLSAVAASHASAAVIRRLGHGGGTALPGLVANWIDPRALAKLSAQLPHGVIVVSGTNGKTTTARAIATIAAAAGYRPVHNRSGSNLVRGVTAAVAAQTRLNGRVCGDLGIFEADEAAFPAIVAQTRPRLVVLLNLFRDQLDRYGELDAIARRWSKALALLPPESCVLVNADDPTLAVMTETLPVPRITFGILEAEEQLPSLPHAADALSCRRCGAALTYRQAFLSHLGEYVCPRCGFTRPRLDYGANEIVLEGLDRLQLRLTIPQGDQIPLAVPLGGLYNAYNVIAAAAAAHTFGITPSAIAQGFAQMTAAFGRLERVCYHGREIIFLLIKNPTGLNEVVRALAKSPEAPLFFAINDLDADGRDISWLWDADLEPLAAWHTSFFTGGLRGPDMALRLKYAGIAETRVHELGRLPEAFERFVARLAPGARGYVLPTYTALLSLRRYLAARGAAPAFWEQ
- the mreC gene encoding rod shape-determining protein MreC, with amino-acid sequence MVIPARRVVALTVLSLLAAMLLILLDRQHVLTVIRLPADRAAATVERVFSSLSLHLPWPTSQRERELEAQLAQLQAERDRLLAENAQLKEVQREVDQLQAQLGFQQQHPELRLVLARVIAYDPDATQQVIIIDRGANAGLQVGLPVVSPNFLVGVVTAVESDRARVTLLTDPSMRLGARLQDTGAEGLLYGEGPQGGGRLELRHLDPQTPVHDGELVVTSGRTAHIPAGLVIGSVYGGSRELAAGELRLAVRPLVDFRALRSVSVILSAAGSP